The following proteins are encoded in a genomic region of Odocoileus virginianus isolate 20LAN1187 ecotype Illinois chromosome 14, Ovbor_1.2, whole genome shotgun sequence:
- the LOC110139363 gene encoding granzyme A — translation MNIPFPFSFPPAICLLLIPGVFPVSCEGIIRGNEVAPHTRRYMALIKGLKLCAGALIKENWVLTAAHCDLKGNPQVILGAHSTSHKEKLDQVFSIKKAIPYPCFDPQTFEGDLQLLQLEGKATMTKAVGILQLPRTGDDVKPHTKCHVAGWGSTKKDACQMSNALREANVTVIDRKICNDAQHYNFSPVIDLGMICAGGRKGEDDSCEGDSGSPLICDNVFRGVTSFGKCGNPQKPGIYILLTKKHLNWIKKTIAGAI, via the exons ATGaatattccttttcctttctctttccctcctgccATTTGTCTCCTTCTAATTCCTGGAG tttttccagtatcCTGTGAGGGAATTATAAGAGGAAATGAAGTGGCCCCTCACACAAGACGCTACATGGCTCTAATCAAAGGGCTGAAACTCTGTGCAGGGGCTTTGATCAAAGAAAACTGGGTGTTGACAGCTGCTCACTGTGACCT GAAGGGCAATCCTCAAGTTATTCTTGGGGCCCACTCTACATCCCATAAAGAGAAACTTGACCaagtattttccattaaaaaggcAATTCCCTACCCATGCTTTGATCCACAGACATTTGAAGGGGATCTCCAACTACTTCag CTGGAAGGTAAAGCAACTATGACCAAAGCTGTAGGAATACTTCAGCTACCAAGAACAGGAGACGATGTCAAACCCCACACCAAGTGTCATGTGGCAGGATGGGGAAGCACCAAAAAAGATGCATGTCAAATGTCTAATGCCTTGAGAGAAGCCAACGTTACAGTAATAGATAGGAAAATATGCAATGATGCCCAGCACTATAATTTTAGTCCAGTTATTGATCTTGGTATGATCTGTGCTGGTGGTAGAAAAGGTGAAGATGATTCATGTGaa GGGGATTCTGGAAGTCCTCTGATATGCGATAACGTTTTCAGAGGTGTCACCTCCTTTGGCAAGTGTGGTAACCCCCAGAAGCCTGGCATCTACATCCTCCTTACCAAAAAACACCTCAACTGGATAAAGAAAACCATTGCAGGAGCCATATAA